From Coffea arabica cultivar ET-39 chromosome 10e, Coffea Arabica ET-39 HiFi, whole genome shotgun sequence, one genomic window encodes:
- the LOC113710971 gene encoding germin-like protein subfamily 1 member 14: MGAPFLITIAAMALLSSLAIASDPSPLQDFCVAINDPKAAVFVNGKICKDPKVVTANDFFFQGFNIPGNTNNPVGSNVTRVLVNNLPGLNTFGISLARIDFAPYGVNTPHTHPRATEVIFAVEGTLAASFVTSNPPNNMKNRLFTKVLNPGDVFVFPEGLVHFIQNLGKTKALAFSGFSSQNPGVNTIANVVFGTEPPISLGVLTKAFQVDKKVIDALEAQFS; encoded by the exons ATGGGAGCTCCGTTCCTGATAACCATAGCGGCTATGGCACTGCTTTCATCCCTTGCTATCGCTTCTGATCCTAGCCCTCTGCAGGATTTTTGTGTTGCAATCAATGATCCCAAAGCTGCTG TGTTTGTGAACGGAAAGATATGCAAGGATCCAAAGGTTGTGACTGCCAACGATTTCTTCTTCCAGGGATTCAACATACCTGGAAATACAAACAATCCAGTTGGTTCTAATGTCACTCGTGTGCTTGTCAACAATCTACCAGGGCTCAACACTTTTGGAATTTCCCTAGCTCGTATCGACTTCGCTCCTTATGGTGTAAACACACCCCATACTCATCCGCGTGCAACCGAGGTCATATTTGCGGTAGAGGGCACTCTGGCTGCTAGTTTTGTCACTTCAAATCCACCAAATAACATGAAAAATCGCCTTTTTACCAAAGTCTTGAATCCAGGAGATGTTTTTGTGTTCCCAGAAGGTCTGGTTCACTTCATACAAAATCTTGGGAAGACGAAGGCTCTTGCATTTTCCGGTTTTAGCAGCCAAAATCCAGGGGTCAATACTATTGCAAATGTAGTCTTTGGAACAGAGCCCCccatttctctaggtgttcttACTAAGGCATTCCAAGTTGACAAGAAAGTCATTGACGCTCTTGAGGCACAGTTTTCTTGA
- the LOC140015088 gene encoding uncharacterized protein, producing the protein MGFVKGRNITDNYLLTQELISTIGKKARGGNVALKLDMSKAYDQMSWRHIITMLRAFGFGERFIDLVLEAYQLSSGQLVNAQKSGFLVHPILPPARRRVIERITQFTRQELPIRYLGFPLYLGMSKSAYFGEVCQAVLARIMSWKSRLISLGGRIVLIKHMLASIPVHLLSAASSMFESYGEPDPLLQGFLTNGEWNGAMLRQYIPQELIPLILQHLVPNGDRRDEVVWSQTDSGKFTLASTFQEVCQARNYLVLHSQVWHSRIPLKVPFFMMRLLLEKLPLTDVLRRVGVQLASKCLCCQEGAIETLEHVFAEGQVAKGVWSYFGRICGVTQLGSSLWAWLTAWWPFSPRHAVRRFLFSVLPSFICWHIWKARNVAYYEGRQKPVARICHAIFLDVIGVVEIQFNQRLGVHTFL; encoded by the exons ATGGGGTTTGTCAAAGGCAGAAACATAACAGATAATTACTTGCTAACTCAGGAGTTGATATCCACCATAGGAAAGAAGGCAAGAGGGGGGAATGTTGCCCTAAAACTGGATATGAGTAAGGCATATGATCAGATGTCTTGGAGACATATTATTACCATGTTGCGAGCATTTGGTTTTGGAGAGCGATTTATAGATCTG GTGCTCGAGGCGTATCAGCTTTCCTCAGGACAATTGGTCAATGCTCAAAAGAGTGGATTCTTGGTTCATCCGATTTTACCACCAGCTCGGAGAAGAGTGATTGAGCGGATTACGCAATTCACTAGACAGGAGTTGCCCATTCGTTATCTTGGCTTTCCTTTGTATCTGGGAATGAGCAAGTCAGCTTACTTTGGAGAGGTGTGTCAAGCGGTGCTGGCTCGAATTATGTCTTGGAAGTCAAGATTGATATCCCTGGGAGGGAGAATAGTCTTGATAAAGCATATGCTCGCATCCATCCCAGTTCACTTACTATCAGCTGCG AGCTCTATGTTTGAAAGCTATGGTGAACCCGATCCTCTCCTTCAAGGATTCCTCACTAATGGGGAATGGAACGGTGCTATGCTAAGGCAATATATACCGCAAGAACTCATCCCTCTAATTCTACAACACCTAGTCCCAAACGGAGATCGCCGAGACGAGGTGGTATGGAGCCAGACGGATTCGGGAAAATTCACGTTGGCATCGACATTTCAGGAGGTCTGTCAGGCTCGGAATTACCTCGTCTTACACTCTCAGGTATGGCATTCTCGGATTCCGTTGAAAGTTCCATTCTTCATGATGCgtttattgttggaaaaattgccTTTAACTGATGTCTTGCGGAGGGTTGGAGTCCAATTGGCTTCAAAGTGCTTGTGTTGCCAGGAGGGTGCGATTGAGACACTGGAGCATGTGTTCGCGGAGGGTCAAGTTGCAAAGGGTGTCTGGAGTTATTTTGGCAGGATTTGTGGGGTAACACAACTTGGCTCGTCACTATGGGCATGGCTAACGGCTTGGTGGCCGTTCTCCCCTCGGCATGCGGTAAGAAGGTTCCTCTTCTCGGTTCTTCCCAGTTTTATATGTTGGCATATTTGGAAGGCTCGGAACGTTGCATACTACGAAGGAAGGCAGAAGCCAGTGGCGAGGATTTGTCATGCCATTTTTTTAGATGTGATAGGGGTGGTTGAGATTCAGTTTAACCAGAGGCTTGGGGTGCACACATTTCTTTAG
- the LOC113711259 gene encoding germin-like protein subfamily 1 member 13, whose translation MSVFHPSVEVEVICADYFGDELVLPLPKVNNKMDSYKSSGKNTTARIKYICDIFNAFSAISADYFIKQIVKMNAVAFAGFSSQNPLVNTIANAVFGSNPPISLDVLTKALLLDNKVIDLLEAWFS comes from the exons ATGTCGGTGTTTCATCCATCCGTGGAAGTGGAAGTTATCTGCGCCGACTACTTTGGCGACGAACTTGTGTTGCCTCTGCCCAAGGTTAATAACAAGATGGATAGCTACAAAAGCAGCGGGAAGAATACCACAGCAAGG ATCAAATATATTTGTGATATTTTCAATGCATTTTCTGCCATTAGTGCAGATTACTTTATCAAGCAAATCGT GAAGATGAATGCTGTTGCATTTGCTGGTTTCAGCAGCCAAAATCCACTAGTCAATACTATTGCAAATGCAGTCTTTGGATCAAATCCTCCCATTTCTCTGGATGTTCTCACTAAGGCGTTGCTGCTTGACAATAAAGTCATTGACTTACTTGAGGCATGGTTTTCTTGA